ACCATCACATGCCATGCTAACGGCTGGTACAGCTACAACGCCAGCCAAAGCCAAACTACCTACTACAGTTCTCCAGTTTTTCATCATTCAACCCTCTCGTTTGCATTCAGTAAGTACATAGTAAGTGGGCGCCGTGTAAACAGGGGATAACTGTAGTAAACCTTTGTTAAGAACTCTCTATAAGCGCATTTTTATAATAAATACAAATTAAAAATGTACTGCCTGTAAACAACTTTTCAAATTAATCGTTATTTGGGGAATTAAGAGAGTTGGGCAGCATTTAAATTAGAAATTTATTCCGGAAGTTATACAAGGCTAACTTGTATAACTTCCACAATATTCAGAGGTTTTAATGGAGAGCGGCTGAGGAGGGATTTTGCTTCGTATCCACATCTTCCAGTGAGTGGGTCAGAACAAAGTAATAAACAACCTGCTCGCGCCCCTGGACTTCGGCTATCAGGTCAAAGTTGTACTCTCCCCGCTCCCCGGGAGAAATACGTACAGCAGCTATATGTTCAGGCTCAATAAACAGCTCGGCGACAGGTCGTTTACCGCGCATTACCTGAACTAGCTTGGTACGAGCATCTTCAGCAGTGAAGCGCCAGTGGTAGTCATCATCATCGTATACTACCGAATCACTACTCCCGGCCCTGACAATACAATTTGTATGCTCTGTCAGCCAAGGCCAAAATTCACTGAATAACAGGGAGCTTTTCATTGCGAATCAGTCATCCAGCTCAAGAGCATCGCTGCCAAGCTCAAACTCTTCAGCTATTTGCTGACACCAGCGATTCAACCGCTCTGCGGTCATCTCTTCCTGCTGGTCTTCATCAATAGCCAGACCGACAAATTTTGATTCACCTTCCACCTCAGCCTTTGAGGCTTCATATTCATAGCCTTCCGTGGACCATAGACCAACTATAGTGGCTCCCTTTTCCACAATAACATCGTGAAGCATACCCATCGCGTCCAGGAAATAATCACCGTACCCAAACTGGTCTCCCAGGCCAAATAGAGCAACCGTCTTACCGGTAAAATCAATTTCCTGCACATCCTCCCAGAACTCTTCCCAATCAGATTGAATCTGACCAAAGTCCCAGGTAGGAATTCCAAAAATAAGATGTTGGTAGTTAGCAATATCCAGCTGGGTGACATCAGCAACATCAAACAGGTCTACATTGCTTTCGCCTAGGCGGGCGCGAATACGCAAAGCTACAGACTCGGTATTACCCTCATCACTGCCATAGAACAAGCCGATTTTACTCACAGTCAACCCTCTCCGCCCAATCCGGGCCGCTACATACTGAATTACAAGGCGGCGTATTCTCCCAGCAATAACCGGGCTCAGCAAGTTACCTATTGGATCAGATTTCGGAAGGTATAAAGAAAAATGCCCCCGGGGCAGCGGGGGCTAAGGGTTATGAACCTGCTGGGCCTTGGGGAAGGGTGCACCCAGCGGATCGCACAAGGAGTCGTTGGTTGGGGGGCCTAGGACTCAGTATCCTGGCTAGCAGAGCTTTCACTACGCCGTTTCATTTGGCGTGCTTTGCGTTCGCTCTTAATCTGCTCTAACTTGGCCTTCTGCTCATCAGTTAGAATGGACTTAAACTGTTCTTTCATTTTGTTGCGGTTTTGCATTTCCTGAAGCTTTAGCTTGCCGAGCTCGTCACCCAGCTGGTCCAGTGTTGCTTGATCAGCACCGGACTCAATTGCCGCATCTATTTGCCTGCGCAGCTCGATCATTTGCTCGTGCTGTGCCATCCTCGCCTCGCGGTTACTTTCCCGGTTAGCTTTTAACTGTGCCTGCTGACCCTCGGTCAGCTCAAGCTGGCGGACCATATATTCAAATCCGCGCCCCTGATCACCTTCACTACCTCCGAAAGCTAGTGCCGCTGGGGCAACCAGAACACCTACCAAAGCCAAGCTTCCCATTGCTTGTTTCCAGTGTTTCATCCCTTCGTCCTCATGTTCGCGTTCAGTGACTACATAGTAAGCCCAGCTTGTGTAAACGGGGGAAAACGCCGGTAAACATTTGTTAAGAACGGTAAAAAGCCCTATCCCCAGCGGTAACCAGCGCCAGCGCTTTGCATATAATGGCCACACAGAAACTGAGAGAACGCCATGAGCCGCATCCTTTTAATCGACGATGACACCGAACTCACCGACTTACTAAGGGAGTACCTTACCGGAGAGGGTTTTCAAGTAACCGCTGCCAATGATGGTGGCCGGGGGCTAGAGCTCGCTCAGAGCGAGAGTTTTGACGCTCTGGTTCTGGACGTCATGCTGCCCGTTCACAATGGCTTTGAAGTACTACGCAAACTTAGGGAGGAGGCATCAGCAGCAAGTCGCTCCCTGCCGGTTTTGATGCTCACTGCAAAAGGAGACACTGTAGATCGTATCGTCGGCCTTGAAATGGGTGCCGATGACTACCTGCCCAAACCTTGCAATCCCAGGGAGTTGGCGGCCCGACTGCGTGCAGTGCTCCGCCGCGGCCGAGTCGAAGCTGAAGAAAGCGACGACAGTCTTAGCAGCGGCCAGATTCGACTACTGCCTGCAGAGCATCAGGGCTATTGGAATGATCAAGCTTTGGCTCTGACCGGCGCAGAGTTCGCCGTGCTCAAGGTACTGGTTCAGCATGCCGGCGAAGTGGTTGGCAAAGAGGTTCTCACTGAAAGTGCCCTTGGCCGTAAGCTGATGCCCTACGACCGCTCAATCGATGTCCATGTCAGTAACATTCGCAAGAAGCTCGCGGATAAAGGTGCCAGCCGCGACCTAATTATCAATATCCGAGGTGCCGGATATATGCTCACCCAGAGCAAGCAGTAGGTTTTCCACGATGCGCAGTCTCTTCTGGAAAATGTTCTTTGGGGCCTGGATCACCGCCATGGTGATGGTTGTAGCCGCCATTTACATTACCCACTTCGGTGAATTCGGCGATCCCCGACAAGAGGAACGTTGGGAGGGCCCCGCCCTATTTCGCGAAGTCATGCGAAATATGCGAATCGCCCGCCGTCACGGTCCCGAACAATTCCAGCACTGGCTCGAGAAAGCCCCCAAAAAAGTCAAAC
This DNA window, taken from Microbulbifer sp. VAAF005, encodes the following:
- a CDS encoding flavodoxin, which encodes MSKIGLFYGSDEGNTESVALRIRARLGESNVDLFDVADVTQLDIANYQHLIFGIPTWDFGQIQSDWEEFWEDVQEIDFTGKTVALFGLGDQFGYGDYFLDAMGMLHDVIVEKGATIVGLWSTEGYEYEASKAEVEGESKFVGLAIDEDQQEEMTAERLNRWCQQIAEEFELGSDALELDD
- a CDS encoding Spy/CpxP family protein refolding chaperone; this encodes MKHWKQAMGSLALVGVLVAPAALAFGGSEGDQGRGFEYMVRQLELTEGQQAQLKANRESNREARMAQHEQMIELRRQIDAAIESGADQATLDQLGDELGKLKLQEMQNRNKMKEQFKSILTDEQKAKLEQIKSERKARQMKRRSESSASQDTES
- a CDS encoding response regulator transcription factor; translated protein: MSRILLIDDDTELTDLLREYLTGEGFQVTAANDGGRGLELAQSESFDALVLDVMLPVHNGFEVLRKLREEASAASRSLPVLMLTAKGDTVDRIVGLEMGADDYLPKPCNPRELAARLRAVLRRGRVEAEESDDSLSSGQIRLLPAEHQGYWNDQALALTGAEFAVLKVLVQHAGEVVGKEVLTESALGRKLMPYDRSIDVHVSNIRKKLADKGASRDLIINIRGAGYMLTQSKQ